One Bradyrhizobium manausense DNA segment encodes these proteins:
- the guaA gene encoding glutamine-hydrolyzing GMP synthase: MTAAQNDRSASTPSVASAHDKILIVDFGSQVTQLIARRVREDGVYCEIVPFNKAEAAFVEMKPKAVILSGGPESVHEAGSPRAPQAIFDSGVPVMGICYGQMTMAAQLGGTVEGGHHREFGRADVEVKAPSKLFEDVWSSGGKNQVWMSHGDRITKMPPGFSVAGTSPNAPFAIIQDETRKYYGLMFHPEVVHTPDGAKLIRNFVRKIAGLTGDWTMGAFRAEEIAKIRAQVGRGKVICGLSGGVDSAVAAVLIHEAIGDQLTCVFVDHGMLRLDEAKTVVDLFRHHYNIPLVHVDASKQFLGELEGVTDPETKRKTIGRLFIEVFEQEAKKLGGADFLAQGTLYPDVIESVSFTGGPSVTIKSHHNVGGLPERMNMKLVEPLRELFKDEVRKLGYELGLPEIFVGRHPFPGPGLAIRCPGDITKDKLDILRKADAVYIDQIRKHGLYDDIWQAFAVLLPVKTVGVMGDGRTYDYVVGLRAVTSTDGMTADFYQFDMKFLGETATRIINEVKGVNRVVYDVTSKPPGTIEWE; the protein is encoded by the coding sequence GAGATCGTCCCGTTCAACAAGGCCGAAGCCGCCTTCGTCGAGATGAAGCCGAAAGCGGTGATCCTCTCCGGCGGACCGGAGTCGGTGCATGAGGCCGGCTCGCCCCGCGCCCCGCAGGCCATCTTCGATTCCGGCGTGCCCGTGATGGGCATCTGCTACGGCCAGATGACCATGGCGGCCCAGCTCGGCGGCACCGTCGAGGGCGGCCATCACCGCGAATTCGGCCGCGCCGATGTCGAGGTCAAGGCGCCGAGCAAGCTGTTCGAGGACGTCTGGTCATCAGGCGGCAAGAACCAGGTCTGGATGAGCCATGGCGATCGCATCACCAAGATGCCGCCGGGCTTCTCCGTCGCCGGCACCTCGCCGAACGCGCCGTTCGCGATCATCCAGGACGAGACGCGCAAATATTACGGCCTGATGTTCCACCCCGAAGTGGTGCACACGCCCGACGGCGCAAAACTGATCCGCAATTTCGTCCGCAAGATCGCCGGCCTCACGGGCGACTGGACCATGGGCGCCTTCCGCGCGGAAGAGATCGCCAAGATCCGCGCGCAAGTCGGCAGGGGCAAGGTGATCTGCGGCCTCTCCGGCGGCGTCGACTCGGCCGTCGCGGCCGTGCTGATCCACGAAGCCATCGGCGACCAGCTCACTTGCGTGTTCGTCGATCACGGCATGCTGCGCCTCGACGAGGCCAAGACCGTCGTCGACCTGTTCCGCCACCACTACAACATCCCGCTCGTGCACGTGGATGCGTCGAAACAGTTCTTGGGCGAGCTCGAAGGCGTCACCGACCCTGAGACAAAGCGCAAGACCATCGGCCGCCTCTTCATCGAGGTGTTCGAGCAGGAGGCCAAGAAGCTCGGCGGCGCCGACTTCTTAGCCCAGGGCACGCTCTATCCTGACGTGATCGAGAGCGTCTCCTTCACCGGCGGCCCCTCGGTGACGATCAAGTCGCACCACAATGTCGGCGGTCTGCCCGAGCGCATGAACATGAAGCTCGTCGAGCCCCTGCGCGAGCTGTTCAAGGACGAGGTGCGCAAGCTCGGCTACGAGCTCGGTCTCCCCGAAATCTTCGTCGGCCGCCACCCGTTCCCGGGCCCGGGCCTCGCCATCCGTTGCCCCGGCGACATCACGAAGGACAAGCTCGACATCCTGCGCAAGGCCGATGCCGTCTACATCGATCAGATCCGCAAGCACGGCCTCTACGACGACATCTGGCAGGCTTTCGCCGTGCTGCTGCCCGTCAAGACGGTGGGCGTCATGGGCGACGGCCGCACCTACGATTATGTCGTGGGCCTGCGCGCCGTCACCTCAACCGACGGCATGACCGCGGACTTCTACCAGTTCGACATGAAGTTTTTGGGCGAGACCGCCACGCGCATCATCAACGAGGTAAAGGGCGTGAACCGGGTGGTGTACGACGTGACCAGCAAGCCGCCTGGGACGATTGAGTGGGAGTAG
- a CDS encoding class I SAM-dependent methyltransferase: MKVHEKSKGYHEGAKDYVSGRPGYPAEAVTWLREVIGVVPGKKVLEVGAGTGKFLRTLKDAGGDIVALEPIEEMRAELVRAFPDVTALSGTADEIPLPDGSVDAVVCAQAFHWFATSSAVAEMRRVLTPGGMLGLIWNGRDESMPWVAALSKILDRREGDTPRYLTGAWRKVFPAPGLEFVGERHARNSHVGTVEQVVVKRTLSVSFIAGLPAEQRNEVESEVRALIARTPELAGGGEIAFPYETSMFAYRKV, from the coding sequence ATGAAGGTCCACGAGAAGTCGAAGGGCTATCACGAGGGCGCCAAGGATTATGTCTCGGGCCGTCCAGGCTATCCGGCCGAAGCGGTGACCTGGCTCCGCGAAGTGATTGGGGTCGTGCCTGGCAAGAAGGTTCTCGAGGTCGGCGCCGGCACCGGCAAGTTTCTGCGGACGCTGAAGGACGCTGGCGGCGACATCGTCGCGCTCGAACCGATCGAGGAGATGCGCGCCGAACTGGTGCGGGCGTTTCCGGACGTCACCGCTCTTTCCGGGACGGCGGATGAGATTCCGCTTCCCGATGGCTCGGTCGATGCCGTGGTCTGCGCGCAGGCGTTCCACTGGTTCGCAACGTCCAGCGCGGTCGCGGAGATGCGGCGCGTGTTGACCCCTGGCGGCATGCTCGGGCTGATCTGGAATGGCCGGGACGAAAGCATGCCGTGGGTCGCCGCATTGTCGAAAATCCTCGATCGGCGTGAGGGCGATACGCCGCGCTATCTCACCGGCGCGTGGCGAAAGGTCTTCCCGGCGCCCGGGCTCGAATTCGTCGGTGAGCGTCACGCTCGCAACAGCCATGTCGGAACCGTCGAGCAAGTCGTCGTCAAACGGACGCTGTCGGTGAGCTTCATCGCCGGGCTGCCGGCAGAGCAGCGCAACGAGGTCGAGAGCGAAGTCCGGGCTCTGATCGCGCGCACGCCCGAACTCGCCGGCGGTGGGGAGATCGCATTCCCTTACGAGACCAGCATGTTCGCCTATCGGAAGGTCTGA
- a CDS encoding serine hydrolase domain-containing protein codes for MSVQASAAQPPATSSESDPEALGWMQGFPPSPDRLITFQDGSFRSFPELRWAWSNIRQLVPTVNVWRGAGPASPLPRAEQDIGAVASTTMDGRPMTFAKMLEETYADGIAVLHRGKLIYERYFGALKPHKPHIAMSVTKSFTGTLAGILIAEGKIDPQAPVTDYVPELKASAFGDARVHEAMDMTTGLEYTEVYTDKNSHVWGLRRANGMAPIPPDYDGATNIFDFLVGQQKQGEHGKAFSYKTVNSDVLAFIIRRASGMTLSDLLSERIWQPMGAEEDAHYHVDRIGTESGGGGLSTTLRDLARFGETIRNHGRFNGRQIVPSQVVEDIARGGDPEKFRPAGYTTLPGASYRNQWWVTHNAHGAYMARGVHGQGIYIDPKAEMVIARYASHPVAGNAANDPVTLPAYMALAKELMAGG; via the coding sequence ATGTCAGTCCAAGCCAGCGCAGCCCAGCCGCCCGCCACTTCATCTGAGTCCGATCCCGAAGCCCTCGGCTGGATGCAGGGCTTCCCACCGTCCCCCGATCGCCTCATCACCTTCCAGGACGGCTCGTTCCGCAGCTTCCCCGAACTGCGCTGGGCCTGGAGCAACATCCGCCAACTCGTGCCGACCGTAAACGTCTGGCGCGGGGCGGGGCCTGCATCTCCGCTGCCGCGCGCGGAGCAGGATATCGGTGCGGTCGCCTCGACCACGATGGACGGGCGGCCCATGACCTTCGCGAAGATGCTGGAGGAGACGTACGCCGACGGCATCGCCGTATTGCATCGGGGCAAGCTGATCTATGAACGCTATTTTGGCGCGCTGAAGCCGCACAAGCCGCATATCGCGATGTCGGTGACGAAGTCGTTCACCGGCACGCTCGCCGGCATCCTGATCGCCGAGGGCAAGATCGATCCGCAGGCGCCTGTGACGGACTATGTGCCGGAGCTGAAGGCGAGCGCGTTTGGTGATGCGCGCGTGCACGAGGCCATGGATATGACCACGGGCCTCGAATACACCGAAGTCTACACCGACAAGAATTCGCACGTGTGGGGCTTGCGGCGCGCCAACGGCATGGCGCCGATTCCGCCGGACTATGACGGCGCCACCAATATCTTCGATTTCCTCGTCGGGCAGCAGAAGCAGGGCGAGCACGGCAAGGCGTTTTCCTACAAGACAGTCAATTCCGATGTGCTGGCCTTTATCATCAGGCGGGCCAGCGGCATGACGCTGTCCGATCTTCTCTCCGAGCGGATCTGGCAGCCGATGGGTGCGGAGGAGGACGCGCATTACCATGTCGATCGCATCGGCACCGAGAGCGGTGGCGGCGGCCTCTCGACGACGCTGCGCGATCTCGCCCGCTTTGGTGAGACCATCCGCAATCACGGCCGCTTCAACGGCCGCCAGATCGTGCCGTCGCAGGTCGTCGAGGACATCGCGCGCGGCGGCGACCCCGAAAAGTTCCGGCCTGCCGGCTACACCACGCTGCCTGGCGCCTCCTATCGCAATCAATGGTGGGTCACGCACAACGCCCACGGCGCCTACATGGCGCGCGGCGTGCATGGGCAGGGCATCTACATCGATCCCAAAGCCGAGATGGTGATCGCGCGCTACGCCTCGCATCCCGTCGCGGGCAACGCGGCCAACGATCCCGTGACGTTGCCGGCCTACATGGCGCTGGCGAAGGAGCTGATGGCGGGCGGGTAG
- a CDS encoding AraC family transcriptional regulator, producing MTAALQNYQARMRRVLDHIDRHLDADLDLDSLSGVAAFSKFHFHRQFMATFGLSVHRYVQLARMKRASYLLAYTDAQSVTEIAMDAGYDAPDAFARAFRQRFGQSPSSFRKSPDWEPWLAAFGPLDSARSKLMKTFTADDVTIRDVPTTKVAIMEHRGSPATLGTTIQRFIAWRKAANLHPSTSPTFTVWRSERRPARPADYSIDLCAGTDQPVEAHGEDIKAGEISGGRCAVLRVVGFTDNLEPAALYLYRDWLPASGEEARDFPIYCQRLSFFPDVPEHETVAELFLPLK from the coding sequence ATGACGGCGGCACTGCAAAACTATCAGGCCCGGATGCGGCGCGTGCTGGACCATATCGACCGGCATCTCGACGCTGACCTGGACCTGGACAGTCTGAGCGGCGTTGCGGCGTTCTCGAAATTCCATTTCCACCGGCAGTTCATGGCGACCTTCGGTCTGTCCGTGCATCGCTATGTGCAGCTGGCGCGCATGAAGCGCGCGTCCTACCTGCTGGCTTACACGGATGCGCAGAGCGTGACTGAAATCGCGATGGATGCCGGTTACGACGCACCCGATGCCTTCGCCCGCGCCTTTCGGCAACGGTTTGGGCAATCACCGTCGTCGTTCCGGAAGTCTCCCGATTGGGAGCCGTGGCTTGCGGCCTTCGGGCCCCTCGATAGCGCAAGGAGCAAGCTCATGAAGACGTTTACCGCCGACGACGTGACGATCCGCGACGTGCCCACCACGAAGGTTGCGATCATGGAGCATCGCGGCAGCCCTGCGACGCTCGGCACCACCATCCAGCGGTTCATCGCATGGCGCAAAGCCGCCAATCTGCATCCCAGCACAAGTCCGACCTTCACGGTCTGGCGTTCGGAGCGGCGTCCCGCACGGCCGGCCGATTACAGCATCGATCTTTGTGCCGGGACCGATCAGCCAGTCGAGGCGCACGGCGAAGACATCAAGGCCGGCGAGATATCAGGCGGACGCTGCGCCGTGCTGCGCGTCGTCGGCTTCACGGACAATCTCGAGCCGGCCGCGCTCTACCTCTATCGCGACTGGCTTCCGGCCAGCGGCGAGGAAGCGCGCGACTTCCCGATCTATTGCCAGCGGCTGAGCTTCTTTCCCGACGTGCCGGAGCATGAAACCGTAGCGGAGCTGTTTCTGCCGCTGAAGTAG
- a CDS encoding peptide deformylase — translation MAIRPIVRYPDRRLAMPARPVTAFDDGLRELAADLLETMRAAPGIGITAPHIGVPLRLVVLELDAKVGPQTYVNPQIEWASPEMILHKEGSVSMPGVNDDVQRHARVRISYQDLDGSAQSEESEALRAVCHQHEIDQLDGVFWIQRLSRLKRDRLVKRFEKMGRP, via the coding sequence ATGGCCATTCGTCCGATCGTCCGCTATCCCGACCGCCGGCTGGCAATGCCGGCCCGCCCCGTCACCGCCTTCGATGACGGACTGCGGGAGTTGGCGGCCGATCTGCTGGAGACGATGCGGGCCGCGCCCGGCATCGGCATCACGGCGCCGCATATCGGCGTGCCCCTGCGGCTCGTCGTGCTCGAGCTCGACGCGAAGGTGGGTCCGCAGACCTACGTCAATCCGCAGATTGAATGGGCCTCGCCCGAGATGATCCTGCACAAGGAGGGCAGCGTCTCGATGCCCGGCGTCAACGACGACGTCCAGCGCCACGCCCGCGTGCGGATCAGCTATCAGGATCTCGACGGCAGCGCGCAGAGCGAGGAGTCCGAAGCCTTGCGCGCCGTCTGCCATCAGCACGAGATCGACCAGCTCGACGGGGTGTTCTGGATCCAGCGTTTGTCGCGGCTGAAGCGGGATCGGCTGGTGAAGAGGTTCGAGAAGATGGGGAGACCGTAG